One region of Danio aesculapii chromosome 7, fDanAes4.1, whole genome shotgun sequence genomic DNA includes:
- the gpr185b gene encoding G-protein coupled receptor 12, with translation MIHSLAAAMSNQLQNTSSLSTAGTWNLLDVRNSSPVRTTELRPLPVSPWDIALCVTGTLISCENAIVIAILFYTPTLRAPMFILIGSLAFADLLAGLGLILNFVFIYMLNTEFVTLISVGMLIAAFSASVLNILAITVDRYLSLYNALTYHTERTVTFTYVIVVLIWLVCIILGLLPVLGWNCLRDEASCSICRPVTKNNAVVLAVTFLLVFALMMQLYLQICKIAFRHAQQIAVQHQFMAISTTKGVSTLSVILCTFAACWMPFAMYSIVADSSYPMIYTYATVLPATCNSVINPIIYAYRNPDIQKSLWLACCGCVPSNFSLRPRTSSDV, from the coding sequence ATGATTCACTCTCTTGCAGCAGCAATGAGCAACCAACTTCAAAACACCTCTTCCCTCTCCACGGCGGGCACGTGGAATCTCCTGGATGTGCGGAACTCATCACCGGTGCGCACGACAGAGCTGAGGCCGCTTCCTGTGAGCCCCTGGGACATTGCACTGTGCGTGACAGGCACGCTCATCTCCTGTGAGAATGCAATCGTGATCGCCATCCTGTTCTACACACCCACCTTGAGAGCTCCCATGTTCATTTTGATAGGGAGCCTTGCGTTTGCGGACCTGCTCGCGGGACTCGGCCTCATTCTCAACTTTGTCTTCATCTATATGCTGAACACGGAGTTTGTGACTCTGATCTCCGTCGGCATGCTGATCGCCGCCTTCTCCGCTTCAGTGCTCAACATCCTGGCCATCACAGTGGATCGCTACTTGTCCCTCTACAATGCTCTGACCTACCATACGGAGCGCACAGTGACATTCACCTATGTGATAGTGGTTCTCATTTGGCTGGTGTGTATCATCCTGGGCCTACTGCCAGTGCTGGGCTGGAACTGCCTCAGAGATGAGGCCAGCTGCAGTATCTGCCGGCCAGTCACCAAGAACAATGCCGTGGTGCTCGCTGTGACGTTCTTGCTGGTGTTTGCCCTCATGATGCAGCTTTACCTACAGATCTGTAAGATTGCCTTCCGCCACGCACAGCAAATAGCTGTTCAGCACCAGTTCATGGCCATTTCCACTACAAAAGGTGTATCCACACTCTCCGTCATCCTCTGCACCTTTGCAGCATGTTGGATGCCCTTCGCCATGTACTCCATTGTGGCAGACTCCAGCTACCCGATGATCTACACGTATGCAACAGTGCTGCCGGCGACATGCAACTCGGTCATAAACCCAATCATATATGCTTACAGAAATCCGGACATCCAGAAATCCCTGTGGCTCGCCTGCTGTGGATGCGTGCCGTCCAACTTCTCCTTGCGGCCAAGGACATCCAGCGATGTATAG